The genomic DNA TTCGGCCACGCGCTGCTCGTTTTCTTCAATGCGACGCCATAGCAAGACCTGATTCACGCGCGGGATTCCTCTCCGTTGACCGGAATTGCCGCCCAGCCGGGCGAGGGGGGGTCGCGATACAGCGGGTAGCGCGTCAGGTAGTCAGCCACCAAGGGGGGCAGGACATCCCGCGGGACCTGCCCCGCGGAAAGAGCCTCCCGCAACGCCGTCGAGGAGACCGCGACGGCCGGCATCTCCAGACAGACCAGGCGAAAAGCCGGGTGCGCCTCCCGCAAGCGGGCGGCGTGGGATCGGATCCAGGCGAGATCGTAGGGGGCCCGGGGCAACACCAGAAATTGCACCCATTCGCAAAGCAACCCGAACGCCTGCCAGGCGGACAGCGTTTCCAGCGCATCCGCCCCCAGCACCCAGTAGAGTTCGGCCTCAGCCCCGAGTTCGCCGCGCGCGCGACGCACCGTATCGATGGCATAGGTCGGCCCCTCGCTCGCCCGCTCCGTCTCCCAACGCACCACCCGCAGACCAGGTTCCGGCAAGGTGGCCAGCAGCGCCATGCACCAGCGTTCCTCCGCACTTGCACGAGTCGGTTGGCGATGCGGCGGCGAGCCCGCCGGAATCAGCAGCACCGCGTCCACCAGGCCCGCATCGCGTACCGCCCGTGCCACGGCCAGGTGGCCTACGTGGAAGGGGTCGAAGGTGCCGCCGTAGAGGGCATATCGCATCAGGCGTGCTCCAGCTGAGCCGCGGGGAGGCTCACAGCGTCACCATGTTGTTGCGATGAATCGCCTCGTCGTAGGGTTTGTCACCGAGAATCGACTCGATCTCGGAACTGTGGCGCCCCGCAATGCGTTCAAGTTGGGCGGAGCTGTAGTTGACCATGCCGCGCGCAAACTCTCGCCCATCCGGGTCGAGCAAGGCCACCAGGTCCCCGGGTTCGAATCCCCCCTCCACCGCCTTCACGCCGGCCGGCAACAGGCTTCGCCCCCCAGCCCGGATGGCCTCGACCGCCCCCGCATCAAGCCGCAGGCGACCGTGGGTGAGGCCTCCCCAGGCCAACCAGCGCTTGCGCCCCTCCATGCGGGTGGCCTGGGCGGCAAAGGTGGTGCCAAGCGATTCGCCATCCAGGTAGGCCAGCACCGCCTCCGGCGCGCGGCCGTGCAACAGGACCATGGGAATCCCGCAGCTGGTCGCGATCCGCGCCGCGGCCACCTTGGTGGCCATCCCCCCCGTGCCCCAGCCACTGCCGCTGCCCCCGGCCAGCGCCTCGATCTCAGGGGTGATCGCCGGCACCTCCGTCAGGCGGCGAGCCTGAGGATTCTGACGCGGATCGGCATCATACAGGCCGTCGACATCGGACAGGACGAACAGGAGCTGCGCGTCGATCACGCTGGCCACCAGCGCCGACAGGCTGTCGTTGTCGCCGAATTTCAGCTCCTCGACCGCCACACTGTCATTCTCGTTGACAATCGGCACCACCCCGGGCGCGTGCAGCAACACCTGCAAGGTATTGCTGGCGTTCACGTAACGGGCGCGATCGCCCAGGTCGGCCCGCGTG from Candidatus Sericytochromatia bacterium includes the following:
- the nadD gene encoding nicotinate (nicotinamide) nucleotide adenylyltransferase, producing MRYALYGGTFDPFHVGHLAVARAVRDAGLVDAVLLIPAGSPPHRQPTRASAEERWCMALLATLPEPGLRVVRWETERASEGPTYAIDTVRRARGELGAEAELYWVLGADALETLSAWQAFGLLCEWVQFLVLPRAPYDLAWIRSHAARLREAHPAFRLVCLEMPAVAVSSTALREALSAGQVPRDVLPPLVADYLTRYPLYRDPPSPGWAAIPVNGEESRA
- the proB gene encoding glutamate 5-kinase, yielding MGTPWPSATSSSISSTDGARLLVIKVGTTTLMGADGPDLTVLGRLADVLAGLHQRGHRVVLVTSGAVGTGRWRLQLAQRPRSIPEKQAAAAVGQGILMHLYEQVLAARGLTSAQLLLTRADLGDRARYVNASNTLQVLLHAPGVVPIVNENDSVAVEELKFGDNDSLSALVASVIDAQLLFVLSDVDGLYDADPRQNPQARRLTEVPAITPEIEALAGGSGSGWGTGGMATKVAAARIATSCGIPMVLLHGRAPEAVLAYLDGESLGTTFAAQATRMEGRKRWLAWGGLTHGRLRLDAGAVEAIRAGGRSLLPAGVKAVEGGFEPGDLVALLDPDGREFARGMVNYSSAQLERIAGRHSSEIESILGDKPYDEAIHRNNMVTL